In one Pseudoclavibacter sp. Marseille-Q3772 genomic region, the following are encoded:
- the trxA gene encoding thioredoxin, protein MATIDLTQDQFLETVTAEGIYFVDFWASWCGPCRQFAPVYEAASEKHPDVTFTKVNTEENQQLASSLGIRSIPTLMVFRDGIMILEQAGALPAATLEQVIEAVRNVDMDDVRKKVEQNAANADDQGPRADGAVV, encoded by the coding sequence ATGGCAACTATTGATCTCACACAAGACCAGTTCCTGGAAACCGTCACGGCAGAAGGCATTTATTTCGTCGACTTCTGGGCCTCTTGGTGTGGCCCGTGCCGTCAGTTCGCGCCCGTGTATGAGGCTGCTAGCGAGAAGCATCCAGACGTAACGTTCACGAAGGTCAACACTGAAGAGAACCAGCAGCTTGCCTCGAGCCTCGGCATTCGCTCGATCCCGACACTCATGGTGTTCCGCGACGGAATCATGATCCTGGAACAGGCCGGTGCACTGCCTGCGGCCACCCTCGAACAGGTCATTGAAGCCGTCCGCAACGTCGATATGGACGATGTTCGCAAGAAGGTCGAGCAGAACGCAGCGAACGCGGATGACCAGGGGCCGCGTGCTGACGGTGCGGTCGTCTAG
- a CDS encoding PRC-barrel domain-containing protein, giving the protein MAEANNERPDVETPQSEQNAVSSESTAIGHEEASDTVSPAAGAGEKSTAVSDASDTADGAASAETADAASNDDLAAQEAEERLLVLFQSTVYGPNDEKIGKVGQVYLDDQTQEPNWVTVKTGLFGTKEFFVPLDLAERYERRINVPYSKSQVTAAPHTEIDQSLSPEEEDTLYEYYEVPERTTGVSAKDAAESVDEETADTPLVAGAATDDRKADEPVDADEQVTADNASDAAESDVVTDSPDEAASELSPVDQAIADSAANESTNEPIDHSAFAPDDAVVEEPDSELPEDDKR; this is encoded by the coding sequence ATGGCTGAAGCGAACAACGAACGCCCCGACGTCGAAACCCCGCAATCGGAGCAAAACGCTGTGTCCAGCGAGAGCACCGCGATCGGTCACGAGGAAGCAAGCGATACCGTTTCGCCCGCCGCAGGTGCGGGTGAGAAATCGACCGCTGTTAGCGATGCATCCGACACTGCCGATGGCGCAGCTTCTGCGGAAACCGCCGATGCAGCGAGCAACGACGACCTCGCGGCCCAGGAAGCCGAAGAGCGCCTACTCGTGCTCTTCCAGTCCACGGTGTACGGACCGAACGACGAGAAGATCGGCAAGGTCGGACAGGTGTACCTTGACGACCAAACGCAGGAGCCCAATTGGGTGACCGTAAAGACCGGCCTATTCGGCACCAAGGAATTCTTCGTACCGCTCGATCTCGCCGAACGCTACGAGCGACGCATCAACGTGCCCTATTCGAAGTCGCAGGTCACCGCAGCGCCACACACTGAGATTGACCAGAGCCTCTCCCCCGAGGAAGAAGACACGCTCTACGAGTACTACGAGGTTCCCGAGCGCACGACGGGCGTGAGCGCTAAGGATGCGGCTGAGAGCGTCGATGAGGAAACGGCAGATACGCCGTTGGTGGCTGGCGCCGCGACCGATGACCGCAAAGCCGACGAACCGGTGGACGCTGACGAGCAGGTGACTGCTGACAACGCATCCGATGCTGCCGAATCTGACGTAGTAACCGACTCGCCGGATGAGGCGGCGAGCGAGCTATCGCCGGTTGATCAGGCAATCGCGGATAGTGCAGCGAACGAGAGTACAAACGAGCCCATCGACCATTCGGCATTCGCCCCCGATGACGCGGTGGTGGAAGAACCCGACAGCGAGCTTCCCGAAGACGACAAGCGCTAA
- a CDS encoding DUF4349 domain-containing protein — MDTTQPSHHSQITSASATNRQRAQRFFAALIGALAVVGLVSGCTAASTTPPEGVSHPNEQYVDDHGGAQAEQDPAPGAEAGEQAAATAERAIRVNTEVRMRVDDLAAASSALDERVNAASGHFDNRAEEHGGHYATATFTVRVPADAHDEFVHKLADLGEVTSTQTDAEDVTLTKVDLESRIASLESSIKSLRGMMEEAKSTSEMLEIERELSDREEELASLKSQLEVLNDEITYSTVTITMSTDASAVEAPEAGFMAGLSEGWNNLLETLSKTVQGLGYALPGILIAVLLGLVIWFAGLRKLVRRIRNSATSNPNQQPATAVPTPTGGANDHRYASVPQAAQQQQNMPPLPSPTGGDTEGSTK, encoded by the coding sequence ATGGATACCACCCAGCCTTCACACCACTCGCAGATCACCTCCGCATCGGCAACGAATCGGCAGCGCGCCCAACGGTTCTTTGCCGCGCTCATCGGAGCGCTTGCCGTGGTCGGTCTGGTCAGCGGCTGCACCGCAGCGTCCACCACACCGCCCGAGGGCGTCTCGCATCCGAACGAACAGTATGTCGACGATCACGGTGGCGCGCAGGCTGAACAAGACCCGGCACCTGGCGCAGAAGCGGGCGAACAAGCGGCCGCGACCGCCGAGCGCGCAATCCGGGTAAACACTGAGGTGCGGATGCGGGTGGATGATCTGGCGGCGGCAAGTTCCGCACTCGACGAGCGTGTGAATGCTGCCTCCGGGCATTTCGATAACCGCGCCGAAGAGCACGGAGGCCACTACGCCACCGCGACCTTCACCGTCCGCGTACCAGCCGATGCCCATGACGAGTTCGTGCACAAGTTGGCTGACCTCGGCGAGGTCACCTCCACACAGACCGATGCTGAGGATGTCACCCTCACCAAGGTAGATCTCGAGTCTCGGATCGCCAGCCTGGAGAGCTCCATCAAATCGCTGCGCGGCATGATGGAGGAAGCGAAGTCGACCAGTGAGATGCTCGAGATCGAGCGTGAACTCAGTGATCGGGAAGAAGAACTCGCGAGCCTCAAGTCACAGCTTGAGGTGCTGAACGACGAGATCACCTACTCGACCGTAACCATCACGATGTCCACGGATGCATCTGCTGTCGAAGCACCGGAAGCAGGCTTCATGGCGGGGCTGTCTGAGGGCTGGAATAACCTGCTCGAAACGCTGAGCAAGACCGTGCAGGGCCTCGGCTATGCCCTGCCAGGCATCCTAATCGCGGTCCTATTGGGCCTGGTGATCTGGTTCGCGGGCCTTCGCAAGCTGGTTCGTCGAATCCGCAACTCGGCTACGAGCAACCCAAACCAACAGCCCGCAACGGCAGTGCCTACCCCTACTGGTGGCGCGAACGACCACCGATATGCGTCTGTACCCCAGGCAGCACAACAGCAGCAGAACATGCCGCCGCTACCGTCACCGACCGGGGGTGACACCGAGGGATCGACCAAATAG
- a CDS encoding aldo/keto reductase — MSANNMNIELASGHRIPQLGFGTYKISNDDAPEIVRRALEIGYRHLDTAAVYDNEAGVGEGLRRSGLPRDEVFITTKVWQDHHGFDAAMRAFDESAEALGVEEVDLYLIHWPDPAQDKYVETWEALRRLRDEGRIRTIGVANFKEHHLQRLIDETGEAPAINQVELHPLFAQPELRRFHQEHGIVTEAWAPLNRGRDLEHPAIQEVAARHGCTAGQAVLAWHLAIGNVAIPKSANLERQQENFEAAQVTLTAEDLDAIAACDTGERTGKDPDTFA, encoded by the coding sequence GTGAGTGCGAACAATATGAACATCGAACTTGCCAGTGGCCACCGCATCCCTCAGCTGGGATTCGGCACCTACAAGATCAGCAATGACGACGCCCCAGAAATCGTGCGTCGCGCGCTGGAGATCGGCTATCGTCACCTCGACACTGCCGCGGTCTACGACAACGAAGCCGGCGTGGGCGAGGGACTGCGCCGGTCAGGGCTCCCCCGCGATGAGGTCTTCATCACCACGAAGGTCTGGCAGGACCATCACGGATTCGACGCCGCAATGCGTGCATTCGATGAGTCGGCCGAAGCACTCGGCGTTGAAGAGGTTGATCTCTACCTCATCCACTGGCCAGACCCAGCACAGGACAAATACGTCGAAACGTGGGAGGCGCTGCGTCGCCTGCGTGACGAGGGACGCATCCGCACCATCGGTGTAGCAAACTTCAAGGAACACCACCTGCAGCGACTGATTGACGAAACGGGCGAGGCTCCGGCAATCAACCAGGTCGAACTGCACCCGCTGTTCGCCCAGCCCGAACTGCGCCGCTTCCACCAAGAACACGGAATCGTCACCGAAGCATGGGCTCCGCTGAACCGCGGACGTGACCTCGAGCATCCCGCGATCCAGGAGGTTGCAGCGCGACACGGATGCACCGCGGGTCAAGCAGTGCTCGCCTGGCATTTGGCGATCGGCAATGTGGCAATTCCGAAATCGGCGAACCTCGAACGCCAGCAAGAGAACTTCGAGGCCGCACAGGTGACGCTCACCGCCGAAGATCTCGACGCGATCGCCGCCTGCGACACCGGTGAACGAACTGGAAAGGACCCGGACACATTCGCTTAG
- the nrdH gene encoding glutaredoxin-like protein NrdH, translating to MAISVYSKPSCVQCTATYRALDKQGLEYEVFDVSADEKALAAVKELGYLQAPVVVTDSDHWSGFRPDKINEIAQLRSA from the coding sequence ATGGCTATTTCTGTGTACAGCAAGCCCTCTTGCGTTCAGTGCACCGCAACTTACCGCGCCCTCGACAAGCAGGGCCTCGAGTACGAGGTATTCGATGTGTCGGCAGATGAAAAGGCACTGGCTGCAGTCAAGGAGCTTGGTTATCTGCAGGCGCCGGTTGTTGTTACCGACTCTGATCACTGGTCGGGGTTCCGACCCGACAAGATCAACGAAATCGCGCAGTTGCGCAGCGCCTAG